The Amycolatopsis sp. QT-25 genomic sequence GGAATTGGGACACTCAACGTCCCGATTCCTCCATCGTCGACACCGGTACGCGGTAAGCGGTCAACCCTCATCGTCGGCCTGGTCAGGGGTGGGCAAAGCACGGATCGGTCCGTATTCCTCGCGCCAGGAGCCTTCGCATCGCTTTCGCGGCGGCGGCACCGAAGGAGCAAGGGACCTTTAGTGTCGCTAGCTTTCCTAGCGGTGCTAGCGGAATAGTGGGCGCCGCACAAGTCCGTGAAGGCCTCCTTGAGGGACGCAGGGTCCCTCAAGGAGGCCTTCACGGACTTCACGACCCAACGCTGGCGTCACAGCCGTATACGCGGCGGGCGTCCTCGCCCCGTCCCGACGATGATCGCCGACTCCCCGGACACAAGATCGAAGCCATGACCTGTCTTTCGCACTCATGCGGCAGCCTGCTCCACGGAACCGACGACGAGGCCGCGGGCGGTAGGCTCCGGATCGCGACCAGGAACGACCCGGAGGACCAGTGATCAGCGAAGACCTGCGCGAACGCCGCCACAAGATCATCGAAGAGCACATGGACACCGAGGTGGCCCACGAGTTCGAGCGCACCCTGGACACCTTCAACGGCCATCCGCACTACGAGATCATGGCGACCGGGCAGATCTTCGACGGCGACGAAGAGGTCATGGCGTACTACCGCATGACCCGGACGGCTTTCCCGGACCAGCGGCACGACAACGTGCGGTACCACTTCGCCGACGAGTCGGTCGTCGTCGAATTCGACCTGCTCGGCACCAACCTCGGCGAGTTCTACGGCCGCCCGCCCACCGGCAAGGCGTTCCGGGTGCCGATCATCGCGGTGTTCTTCTTCGACGGGGACCGGATCACCAACGAGCGCGTCTACTTCGACGCCGCCAGCCTGATCACCCAGGCCGGGCACGCCGAACTGCTGACCCTCCTGGCGTCGGGCGAGGTCTGAACAAGCAGCCGGTGATCAGCCGCCGACGTGCGAAAGGCCGAACGCGGTGAGGAAGCCGGCGACCGTGATCAACCCGGTCCACAGCTGCGCGTCTTCGAAGGCCTCGGGGATCATCGTGTCGGCGATCATGGCGAGGATCGC encodes the following:
- a CDS encoding ester cyclase, coding for MISEDLRERRHKIIEEHMDTEVAHEFERTLDTFNGHPHYEIMATGQIFDGDEEVMAYYRMTRTAFPDQRHDNVRYHFADESVVVEFDLLGTNLGEFYGRPPTGKAFRVPIIAVFFFDGDRITNERVYFDAASLITQAGHAELLTLLASGEV